Proteins from a single region of Orcinus orca chromosome 20, mOrcOrc1.1, whole genome shotgun sequence:
- the RSPH6A gene encoding radial spoke head protein 6 homolog A isoform X2 gives MGDLPPDPEPPPQPTSSLRNFQVSERRRSREHSRPQLTVPEEVQQIPLDAQILRGSQEMVSNQISRGWSQEASLTPNENFIFQAEEAQRGGIEYPSLNTGFPSEVQPQTYLSEGRLQASHNASLMLQQLQQGEGNLFQQLESAYQEPRADLLGQYTRYQREDLQFSQDTQHGPYLRDDPALQFSPSEPGFMPFNMEVTEPEPRELAVQNAKAYLLQTSVNCDLSLYEHLVNLLTKILNQRPEDPLFLLESLNRTTQWEWFHPKLDTLRDDPELQTTYEMAERQKVLFSRSGGSEAEQEMEEEAAGTAVPNIMEKAFYLEQAGVGLSSDESFRIFMALKQLVGQQPIQTCRFWGKILGLSRNYLVAEVEFREGEEEVEETMEGGEVMEEHAEEESDEGDEGEEKAADVIPKPTWKPPPVVPKEESRNGANKYLYFVCNEPGQLWVRLPHVTPIQIVQARKIKKFFTGFLDAPVISYPPFPGNEANYLRAQIARISAATQISPLGFYQFSEEEGDEEEEGGARRDSYEENPDFEGIPVLELVDSMANWVHHTQHILPQGRCTWVNPLQKTEEEELGEEEEKADEGIDEAGQEVGPPLLTPLSEDAGSLRTSTSAGATSTVLRISTRPCQPLFSKSTPAARRSWR, from the exons ATGGGAGACCTACCACCTGACCCTGAGCCCCCTCCTCAGCCGACCTCCAGCCTTAGGAATTTCCAGGTCTCCGAGCGGCGACGCAGTCGGGAACACTCTAGGCCCCAGCTCACAGTCCCTGAAGAGGTGCAGCAGATACCGCTTGACGCTCAGATCCTGCGCGGCAGTCAGGAGATGGTGTCGAACCAGATCAGCCGGGGCTGGTCACAAGAGGCCAGTCTGACCCCAAATGAGAACTTTATTTTTCAGGCCGAGGAAGCCCAGCGGGGGGGCATTGAATACCCTTCCCTGAATACGGGCTTTCCCTCAGAGGTACAGCCCCAAACTTACTTGAGTGAAGGCAGGCTCCAGGCCAGTCACAACGCCAGCCTAATGCTGCAGCAGCTACAGCAGGGCGAAGGCAACCTATTCCAGCAACTGGAGTCTGCCTACCAGGAGCCCCGGGCTGACCTCTTGGGCCAGTACACCAGGTACCAGAGAGAAGACCTGCAGTTCAGCCAGGACACCCAGCATGGGCCCTACCTACGGGATGACCCTGCGCTCCAGTTCTCGCCCTCTGAGCCGGGCTTCATGCCCTTCAATATGGAGGTGACTGAGCCAGAACCTCGAGAGCTGGCCGTGCAGAACGCCAAGGCCTACCTGCTGCAGACCAGCGTCAATTGCGACCTCAGCCT GTATGAGCACCTGGTGAACCTACTGACCAAGATCCTGAACCAGCGGCCCGAGGACCCCTTGTTCCTCCTGGAGTCGCTGAACCGCACCACTCAGTGGGAGTGGTTCCACCCCAAGTTGGACACGCTTCGGGACGACCCGGAGTTGCAGACCACCTATGAGATGGCCGAGAGGCAGAAGGTGCTGTTCAGCCGGAGCGGCGGCAGCGAGGCCGaacaggagatggaggaggaggca GCTGGGACTGCCGTGCCCAACATCATGGAGAAGGCCTTCTACCTCGAACAGGCCGGCGTGGGCCTAAGCTCAGACGAGAGCTTCCGCATCTTCATGGCCCTGAAGCAGCTAGTGGGGCAGCAGCCCATCCAAACCTGCCGCTTCTGGGGCAAGATCCTGGGGCTCAGTCGCAACTACCTGGTGGCTGAGGTGGAATTCCGGGAGGgcgaggaggaggtggaggagacgATGGAGGGCGGCGAGGTCATGGAGGAGCACGCCGAGGAGGAGAGCGACGAGGGCGACGAGGGCGAGGAGAAGGCCGCCGACGTCATCCCCAAGCCCACGTGGAAGCCGCCGCCCGTCGTCCCCAAGGAAGAGAGCCGAAATGGCGCCAACAAGTACCTGTATTTCGTGTGCAACGAGCCGGGCCAGCTGTGGGTGAGGCTGCCCCACGTCACGCCGATCCAGATCGTGCAGGCCCGCAAGATCAAGAAGTTCTTCACTGGCTTCCTGGACGCGCCGGTCATCAGCTACCCGCCCTTCCCGGGCAACGAGGCCAACTACCTGAGGGCCCAGATCGCCCGCATCTCGGCCGCCACACAGATCAGCCCCCTTGGCTTCTACCAGTTCAGCGAGGAGGAGGGcgacgaggaggaggagggcgGTGCCAGGCGCGACTCTTACGAGGAGAACCCCGACTTTGAGGGCATCCCAGTCCTCGAGTTGGTGGACTCCATGGCCAACTGGGTGCATCATACGCAGCACATCCTGCCACAG ggcCGCTGCACTTGGGTGAACCCTTTGCAGAAGACggaggaggaggagctgggggaggaggaagagaaagcagaTGAGGGGATAGACGAGGCGGGGCAGGAGGTCGGGCCCCCGCTGCTGACGCCACTCTCAGAAGATGCAG GAAGTTTGAGAACATCTACATCGGCTGGGGCCACAAGTACAGTCCTGAGAATTTCAACCCGTCCCTGCCAGCCCCTGTTCAGCAAGAGTACCCCAGCAGCCCGGAGATCGTGGAGATGA
- the RSPH6A gene encoding radial spoke head protein 6 homolog A isoform X1, translated as MGDLPPDPEPPPQPTSSLRNFQVSERRRSREHSRPQLTVPEEVQQIPLDAQILRGSQEMVSNQISRGWSQEASLTPNENFIFQAEEAQRGGIEYPSLNTGFPSEVQPQTYLSEGRLQASHNASLMLQQLQQGEGNLFQQLESAYQEPRADLLGQYTRYQREDLQFSQDTQHGPYLRDDPALQFSPSEPGFMPFNMEVTEPEPRELAVQNAKAYLLQTSVNCDLSLYEHLVNLLTKILNQRPEDPLFLLESLNRTTQWEWFHPKLDTLRDDPELQTTYEMAERQKVLFSRSGGSEAEQEMEEEAAGTAVPNIMEKAFYLEQAGVGLSSDESFRIFMALKQLVGQQPIQTCRFWGKILGLSRNYLVAEVEFREGEEEVEETMEGGEVMEEHAEEESDEGDEGEEKAADVIPKPTWKPPPVVPKEESRNGANKYLYFVCNEPGQLWVRLPHVTPIQIVQARKIKKFFTGFLDAPVISYPPFPGNEANYLRAQIARISAATQISPLGFYQFSEEEGDEEEEGGARRDSYEENPDFEGIPVLELVDSMANWVHHTQHILPQGRCTWVNPLQKTEEEELGEEEEKADEGIDEAGQEVGPPLLTPLSEDAEIMHMSPWTARLSCSLSPQYSVAVVRSNLWPGAYAYASGKKFENIYIGWGHKYSPENFNPSLPAPVQQEYPSSPEIVEMSDPTVEEEQALAAAEEEEEEEEEEEEEEDEGQDD; from the exons ATGGGAGACCTACCACCTGACCCTGAGCCCCCTCCTCAGCCGACCTCCAGCCTTAGGAATTTCCAGGTCTCCGAGCGGCGACGCAGTCGGGAACACTCTAGGCCCCAGCTCACAGTCCCTGAAGAGGTGCAGCAGATACCGCTTGACGCTCAGATCCTGCGCGGCAGTCAGGAGATGGTGTCGAACCAGATCAGCCGGGGCTGGTCACAAGAGGCCAGTCTGACCCCAAATGAGAACTTTATTTTTCAGGCCGAGGAAGCCCAGCGGGGGGGCATTGAATACCCTTCCCTGAATACGGGCTTTCCCTCAGAGGTACAGCCCCAAACTTACTTGAGTGAAGGCAGGCTCCAGGCCAGTCACAACGCCAGCCTAATGCTGCAGCAGCTACAGCAGGGCGAAGGCAACCTATTCCAGCAACTGGAGTCTGCCTACCAGGAGCCCCGGGCTGACCTCTTGGGCCAGTACACCAGGTACCAGAGAGAAGACCTGCAGTTCAGCCAGGACACCCAGCATGGGCCCTACCTACGGGATGACCCTGCGCTCCAGTTCTCGCCCTCTGAGCCGGGCTTCATGCCCTTCAATATGGAGGTGACTGAGCCAGAACCTCGAGAGCTGGCCGTGCAGAACGCCAAGGCCTACCTGCTGCAGACCAGCGTCAATTGCGACCTCAGCCT GTATGAGCACCTGGTGAACCTACTGACCAAGATCCTGAACCAGCGGCCCGAGGACCCCTTGTTCCTCCTGGAGTCGCTGAACCGCACCACTCAGTGGGAGTGGTTCCACCCCAAGTTGGACACGCTTCGGGACGACCCGGAGTTGCAGACCACCTATGAGATGGCCGAGAGGCAGAAGGTGCTGTTCAGCCGGAGCGGCGGCAGCGAGGCCGaacaggagatggaggaggaggca GCTGGGACTGCCGTGCCCAACATCATGGAGAAGGCCTTCTACCTCGAACAGGCCGGCGTGGGCCTAAGCTCAGACGAGAGCTTCCGCATCTTCATGGCCCTGAAGCAGCTAGTGGGGCAGCAGCCCATCCAAACCTGCCGCTTCTGGGGCAAGATCCTGGGGCTCAGTCGCAACTACCTGGTGGCTGAGGTGGAATTCCGGGAGGgcgaggaggaggtggaggagacgATGGAGGGCGGCGAGGTCATGGAGGAGCACGCCGAGGAGGAGAGCGACGAGGGCGACGAGGGCGAGGAGAAGGCCGCCGACGTCATCCCCAAGCCCACGTGGAAGCCGCCGCCCGTCGTCCCCAAGGAAGAGAGCCGAAATGGCGCCAACAAGTACCTGTATTTCGTGTGCAACGAGCCGGGCCAGCTGTGGGTGAGGCTGCCCCACGTCACGCCGATCCAGATCGTGCAGGCCCGCAAGATCAAGAAGTTCTTCACTGGCTTCCTGGACGCGCCGGTCATCAGCTACCCGCCCTTCCCGGGCAACGAGGCCAACTACCTGAGGGCCCAGATCGCCCGCATCTCGGCCGCCACACAGATCAGCCCCCTTGGCTTCTACCAGTTCAGCGAGGAGGAGGGcgacgaggaggaggagggcgGTGCCAGGCGCGACTCTTACGAGGAGAACCCCGACTTTGAGGGCATCCCAGTCCTCGAGTTGGTGGACTCCATGGCCAACTGGGTGCATCATACGCAGCACATCCTGCCACAG ggcCGCTGCACTTGGGTGAACCCTTTGCAGAAGACggaggaggaggagctgggggaggaggaagagaaagcagaTGAGGGGATAGACGAGGCGGGGCAGGAGGTCGGGCCCCCGCTGCTGACGCCACTCTCAGAAGATGCAG AAATCATGCACATGTCACCCTGGACCGCCCGCCTGTCCTGCAGCCTCAGTCCACAGTACTCCGTGGCTGTCGTGCGCTCCAATCTCTGGCCAGGGGCCTATGCTTACGCCAGTGGCAA GAAGTTTGAGAACATCTACATCGGCTGGGGCCACAAGTACAGTCCTGAGAATTTCAACCCGTCCCTGCCAGCCCCTGTTCAGCAAGAGTACCCCAGCAGCCCGGAGATCGTGGAGATGAGCGACCCCACGGTGGAGGAGGAGCAGGCCCTGGCGGCCgcggaggaagaggaagaggaagaggaggaagaggaggaagaggaggatgaggGCCAGGATGACTGA